Proteins from one Acidimicrobiia bacterium genomic window:
- a CDS encoding DUF1775 domain-containing protein, whose protein sequence is MAAKDSTVRARRQTRAAVRVLVVAALAVIPLVVSWPRASAAVAPEPAAVAPGNVVTIGFQVVNDRAPHATTRVEIDFPIHPAIVNADAVPVPGWTVRMDRRPLAHPVPTPDGPAGDAVRRLVWTGGPLTGANLVRFTIDAGPIPSSVGTIGFTAVQTYDDGVVVRWHDDPSKQSASHPAPYLDVSRFAATRPAAAAAPLDAAFNLDEKRAIDRRVRLLVRNGEVATPDDLESARWLSLLAVVVGLAGLALGGAAFLAVRRARRDGALGPRDPHDAPGADHGATASAAPEP, encoded by the coding sequence GTGGCAGCGAAGGACAGCACCGTTCGTGCCCGCCGGCAGACGCGTGCCGCGGTGCGCGTGCTCGTCGTCGCGGCGCTCGCCGTGATCCCGCTCGTCGTGTCGTGGCCGCGCGCGTCTGCCGCGGTCGCACCCGAGCCGGCCGCCGTCGCGCCCGGCAACGTCGTGACGATCGGGTTCCAGGTCGTGAACGACCGGGCGCCGCACGCGACGACGCGCGTCGAGATCGACTTCCCCATCCACCCCGCGATCGTCAACGCGGACGCGGTGCCGGTCCCGGGGTGGACCGTGCGCATGGATCGGCGCCCGCTCGCGCACCCAGTGCCGACCCCCGACGGCCCCGCGGGCGACGCCGTTCGCCGGCTCGTCTGGACCGGCGGACCGCTGACGGGCGCGAACCTCGTGCGGTTCACGATCGACGCCGGACCGATTCCGTCGTCGGTGGGGACGATCGGTTTCACCGCGGTGCAGACGTACGACGACGGCGTGGTGGTGCGCTGGCACGACGATCCGTCGAAGCAGAGCGCGTCGCACCCCGCCCCGTACCTCGACGTGAGCCGGTTCGCGGCGACGCGGCCGGCAGCCGCGGCCGCGCCGCTCGACGCGGCGTTCAACCTCGACGAGAAGCGCGCGATCGACCGTCGGGTCCGGCTGCTCGTCCGCAACGGCGAGGTCGCGACACCCGACGATCTCGAGTCCGCGCGGTGGCTCTCGCTGCTCGCGGTGGTCGTCGGGCTCGCCGGGCTCGCGCTCGGCGGCGCTGCGTTCCTGGCGGTCAGGCGCGCACGCCGCGATGGCGCGCTGGGCCCGCGCGACCCGCATGACGCGCCGGGCGCGGACCACGGCGCGACCGCGAGCGCCGCGCCCGAGCCGTAG
- a CDS encoding MoaD/ThiS family protein has product MQPRGGGGAARRARRGRALTVRLRLFARAREAAGTAEDRYEAGTVGELLSEAVARYGDGFAEVLGVSRVWVNGDEPLAGDATTLSDGDEVAVLPPVSGGCRGPGPDGGPVRPG; this is encoded by the coding sequence GTGCAACCCCGCGGGGGAGGCGGTGCTGCGCGACGGGCTCGTCGAGGTCGCGCGCTGACCGTCCGGCTCCGGCTCTTCGCCCGGGCCCGCGAGGCCGCGGGCACCGCCGAGGACCGCTACGAGGCCGGCACGGTCGGCGAGCTGCTGAGCGAGGCGGTTGCCCGCTACGGCGACGGGTTCGCGGAGGTGCTCGGTGTGTCCCGGGTGTGGGTCAACGGCGACGAGCCGCTCGCCGGCGACGCGACCACCCTTTCGGACGGCGACGAGGTCGCGGTGCTGCCGCCCGTCAGCGGGGGCTGCCGGGGGCCGGGGCCGGACGGGGGCCCCGTACGGCCGGGCTAG
- a CDS encoding helix-turn-helix transcriptional regulator, with protein sequence MAAPEALEARLRELGAFIRDQRRRDRLSLRKLSELAGISNPYLSQIERGLRKPSAEILQAIARGLQISAETLYVQAGILDERDDTPDLVAAIRGDPTITDGQKQALVEIYRSFQREAGLHGERAAGDVRDG encoded by the coding sequence GTGGCCGCACCCGAGGCCCTCGAGGCGCGCCTGCGCGAGCTCGGCGCGTTCATCCGTGACCAACGCCGTCGCGACCGGCTGTCGTTGCGGAAGCTGAGCGAGCTCGCGGGGATCTCGAACCCGTACCTGAGCCAGATCGAGCGGGGTCTGCGCAAGCCGAGCGCGGAGATCCTGCAGGCGATCGCGCGCGGTCTGCAGATCTCGGCCGAGACGCTGTACGTGCAGGCCGGGATCCTCGACGAGCGCGACGACACGCCCGACCTCGTCGCCGCGATCCGCGGTGACCCGACCATCACCGACGGGCAGAAGCAGGCGCTCGTCGAGATCTACCGGTCGTTCCAGCGCGAGGCCGGGCTCCACGGCGAGCGGGCCGCCGGCGACGTACGGGACGGTTGA
- a CDS encoding MaoC/PaaZ C-terminal domain-containing protein has protein sequence MAFALDEIGRWSDEHELTVDAERARAYAAATNDPIPAHRDGALAPPVFAVVPIWDTLLATVTRVCSPQAAMLAVHGEQDMRFHRPIVPGMTLRSRGAPVGLHVKPSGTTLVSRYETRDASDGELVNEQYCVTFFRGVQADGERGDDAPGHEFPGALPGQPPAGEVVQHVDDDQTFRYSKASGDLMPIHLDDEVARSVGLPGIIVHGLCTMAFVSWGAIQSVADGDPTRLQRLAVRFSRPVMPGEDITSRFFATNEGESGTTSYGFETCNPAGEAVLRDGLVEVAR, from the coding sequence ATGGCTTTCGCGCTCGACGAGATCGGCCGGTGGTCGGACGAGCACGAGTTGACGGTCGATGCCGAGCGTGCGCGCGCGTACGCGGCCGCGACGAACGACCCGATCCCCGCGCACCGCGACGGGGCGCTCGCCCCGCCGGTGTTCGCGGTCGTCCCGATCTGGGACACGCTCCTCGCGACCGTCACGCGTGTCTGCAGCCCGCAGGCCGCGATGCTCGCCGTGCACGGGGAGCAGGACATGCGGTTCCACCGCCCGATCGTCCCGGGCATGACGTTGCGTTCACGCGGTGCACCCGTCGGCCTGCACGTCAAGCCGTCGGGCACGACGCTCGTCAGCCGCTACGAGACGCGCGACGCCTCCGACGGTGAGCTCGTGAACGAGCAGTACTGCGTCACGTTCTTCCGTGGTGTGCAGGCCGACGGCGAGCGCGGCGACGACGCGCCCGGGCACGAGTTCCCCGGCGCGCTCCCCGGTCAGCCTCCGGCGGGCGAGGTCGTCCAGCACGTCGACGACGACCAGACCTTCCGGTACTCGAAGGCGTCCGGCGACCTGATGCCGATCCACCTCGACGACGAGGTCGCGCGGTCGGTCGGCCTCCCCGGCATCATCGTCCACGGACTGTGCACGATGGCCTTCGTGAGCTGGGGTGCGATCCAGTCGGTCGCCGACGGCGATCCCACGCGGCTGCAGCGGCTCGCGGTCCGCTTCTCGCGTCCGGTCATGCCCGGCGAGGACATCACGTCGCGGTTCTTCGCGACGAACGAGGGCGAGTCCGGCACGACGAGCTACGGGTTCGAGACGTGCAACCCCGCGGGGGAGGCGGTGCTGCGCGACGGGCTCGTCGAGGTCGCGCGCTGA
- a CDS encoding glycosyltransferase — protein MVRRLGILSVHTSPLAQPGTGDGGGLNVYVHALASSLARAGVECDVLTRADRPGLRPVVDVEPGFRVVHLAAGPRAPVPKHALDELVDELVDATLAHQRDAHVEYDVLHGNYWISGAVGHRLKHQLDVPLASTFHTLARVKASAGVDGSDDARDRARVEQEVIGCSDLLCASTVEERDQLVDLYAADPERVEIVPPGVDHELFSPGDDVDRARARDALGVGDRRVLLFVGRIQPLKGADLAIETLAALDDPRSLLLVVGGPSGADGDRELAHLRDVARALGVDHQVRFVPPQRHGRLRAFYRAADVCLVPSRSESFGLVALEAAACGTPVVATAVGGLRSLVDDGQTGFLVTERDPVAFATPVAVLLDAPDVARELGVAAHARSRRYSWSITAGRLRRLYADLAAREPVQCA, from the coding sequence ATGGTCCGGCGTCTCGGGATCCTCAGCGTGCACACGTCGCCGCTCGCGCAGCCGGGCACGGGCGACGGCGGGGGGCTCAACGTGTACGTGCACGCGCTCGCGTCGTCGCTCGCGCGCGCGGGCGTCGAGTGCGACGTGCTGACGCGCGCCGACCGTCCCGGTCTGCGGCCCGTCGTCGACGTCGAGCCCGGCTTCCGTGTGGTCCATCTGGCGGCCGGGCCGCGCGCGCCCGTCCCGAAGCATGCGCTCGACGAGCTCGTCGACGAGCTCGTCGACGCGACGCTCGCACACCAGCGGGACGCGCACGTCGAGTACGACGTCCTGCACGGGAACTACTGGATCTCGGGCGCGGTCGGCCACCGTCTCAAGCACCAGCTCGACGTCCCGCTCGCGTCGACGTTCCACACGCTCGCGCGGGTCAAGGCGTCCGCCGGCGTCGACGGCTCGGACGACGCGCGCGACCGTGCACGCGTCGAGCAGGAGGTGATCGGCTGCAGCGACCTGCTGTGCGCGTCGACTGTCGAGGAGCGCGACCAGCTCGTCGACCTCTACGCCGCGGACCCCGAGCGCGTGGAGATCGTCCCGCCCGGCGTCGACCACGAGCTGTTCTCGCCCGGCGACGACGTGGACCGCGCGCGTGCGCGCGACGCGCTCGGCGTCGGTGACCGGCGGGTGCTCTTGTTCGTCGGGCGCATCCAGCCGTTGAAGGGTGCGGACCTCGCGATCGAGACGCTCGCCGCGCTCGACGACCCACGCTCGCTGCTCCTCGTCGTGGGCGGTCCGAGCGGCGCGGACGGCGACCGCGAGCTCGCGCATCTCCGCGACGTCGCCCGCGCGCTGGGCGTCGACCACCAGGTTCGCTTCGTGCCGCCGCAGCGCCATGGCAGGTTGCGCGCGTTCTATCGCGCGGCAGACGTCTGCCTCGTGCCGTCACGCAGCGAGTCGTTCGGCCTCGTCGCGCTCGAAGCGGCCGCGTGCGGGACACCCGTCGTCGCCACGGCCGTCGGCGGTCTGCGCTCGCTGGTCGACGACGGCCAGACGGGGTTCCTCGTCACCGAGCGCGATCCCGTCGCGTTCGCGACGCCGGTCGCGGTGCTCCTCGACGCCCCCGACGTCGCCCGAGAGCTCGGCGTCGCCGCGCACGCGCGCTCGCGCCGCTACTCGTGGAGCATCACCGCGGGCCGGCTCCGGCGGCTGTACGCCGATCTCGCCGCCCGCGAGCCCGTCCAGTGCGCGTGA
- a CDS encoding LON peptidase substrate-binding domain-containing protein, which produces MDERELPMFPLGTVLFPFAPLPLHVFEPRYRALVRHCLDTEPEFGVVLIERGSEVGGGDTRFGIGTVARIVQLAELPDGRSLLVAVGTRRIRVEDWLPDDPYPRALVAPFEDDERTGDVPGTLVDDVRRVLLRVTSLRSELGVPSPSADPPVPDHHDDVARASFELAARAHVNPLDAQRVLEQTNAHARLAMLHELLTDEATVLEHQLGAG; this is translated from the coding sequence ATGGACGAGCGTGAGCTGCCGATGTTCCCGCTCGGCACGGTGCTCTTCCCGTTCGCACCGCTGCCGCTGCACGTGTTCGAGCCGCGCTACCGCGCCCTGGTCCGGCACTGCCTCGACACCGAACCCGAGTTCGGCGTCGTGCTCATCGAGCGCGGCTCGGAAGTCGGCGGCGGCGACACGCGCTTCGGCATCGGGACGGTCGCGCGCATCGTGCAGCTCGCCGAGCTCCCGGACGGCCGGTCGCTCCTCGTCGCGGTCGGCACACGACGCATCCGTGTCGAGGACTGGCTGCCCGACGACCCCTATCCGCGCGCGCTCGTCGCGCCGTTCGAGGACGACGAGCGCACCGGCGACGTACCCGGCACGCTCGTCGACGACGTGCGGCGCGTGTTGTTGCGTGTCACGTCGTTGCGCAGCGAGCTCGGCGTTCCGTCGCCGTCGGCCGACCCGCCCGTCCCAGATCACCACGACGACGTGGCGCGCGCGTCGTTCGAGCTCGCGGCGCGCGCGCACGTGAACCCGCTCGACGCGCAGCGCGTGCTCGAGCAGACGAACGCCCACGCGCGGCTCGCGATGCTGCACGAGCTGTTGACCGACGAAGCCACCGTCCTCGAGCACCAGCTCGGAGCGGGGTGA
- a CDS encoding aerial mycelium formation protein, with protein MDQQRRRIDRILDPAYVADLGARSVDDLRTMRDECVNVETEVSYVRRLAQARLDIIAAEMERRSSGGSLGSLIDALPRILADGGQRGQRGAPANSHMPQQLAPAMDIEWTRGLEPLVTDATLANLPALSDDELRETTERLRTLESDVSATRRSLHRVMDAIEHELATRLRVGPS; from the coding sequence GTGGACCAGCAGCGACGCCGCATCGACCGCATCCTCGACCCCGCCTACGTCGCCGACCTCGGCGCGCGCTCCGTCGACGACCTGCGGACGATGCGCGACGAGTGCGTGAACGTCGAGACGGAGGTCTCGTACGTGCGCCGGCTCGCGCAGGCCCGGCTCGACATCATCGCCGCGGAGATGGAGCGCCGGTCCTCGGGCGGCTCGCTGGGCTCGCTCATCGACGCGCTCCCACGGATCCTGGCCGACGGCGGCCAGCGCGGTCAGCGTGGTGCACCGGCCAACAGCCACATGCCGCAGCAGCTCGCGCCCGCGATGGACATCGAGTGGACACGCGGGCTCGAGCCGCTCGTCACCGACGCGACGCTGGCGAACCTCCCCGCCCTGTCCGACGACGAGCTGCGCGAGACGACCGAACGGCTGCGCACGCTCGAGTCCGACGTCTCCGCGACGCGCCGATCGCTGCACCGCGTGATGGACGCGATCGAGCACGAGCTCGCGACGCGTCTGCGCGTCGGCCCGTCGTAG
- a CDS encoding transglutaminase-like domain-containing protein — protein MSDDPVRRFARLVEVPEEEIRLDEAALLLPTCVRPVDVADGLARLDDLADGCSARDADGLSRYLFVENAFRGDTDDYEDPRNSFLDDVLTRRKGIPITLSVLMLEVGRRLDVPLAGVGMPGHFLVRDARDADAFFDPFHGGARIDAAGARSLHAALRGDESFGPELLDPVGPRAILSRMLANLQHSFMSRRPAAVVPVVRMRCAIPGLSRAERHHLATLLGSLGDFEEAGVMLEQLATELTGTDADRVRRQAVALRARGN, from the coding sequence GTGAGCGACGACCCGGTCCGGCGCTTCGCGCGCCTCGTCGAGGTGCCGGAGGAGGAGATCCGCCTCGACGAGGCCGCGCTCCTCCTGCCGACGTGCGTACGGCCGGTCGACGTCGCCGACGGGCTCGCGCGCCTCGACGACCTCGCGGACGGCTGCTCCGCGCGCGACGCCGACGGCCTGAGCCGGTACCTCTTCGTCGAGAACGCCTTCCGTGGCGACACCGACGACTACGAGGACCCGCGGAACTCGTTCCTCGACGACGTGCTGACGCGGCGCAAGGGCATCCCGATCACGTTGAGCGTGCTGATGCTCGAGGTCGGCCGGCGCCTCGACGTGCCGCTCGCCGGCGTGGGGATGCCCGGTCACTTCCTCGTGCGCGACGCGCGGGACGCAGACGCGTTCTTCGACCCGTTCCACGGCGGTGCTCGCATCGATGCGGCGGGCGCGCGGTCGCTCCACGCCGCGCTGCGCGGGGACGAGTCGTTCGGGCCGGAGCTCCTCGACCCGGTCGGGCCGCGGGCGATCCTGTCGCGGATGCTCGCGAACCTGCAGCACTCGTTCATGTCGCGCCGTCCCGCGGCCGTCGTCCCCGTCGTCCGCATGCGATGCGCGATCCCCGGGCTGTCGCGCGCCGAACGGCACCACCTCGCGACGCTGCTCGGCTCGCTCGGCGACTTCGAGGAGGCGGGCGTCATGCTCGAGCAGCTCGCGACGGAGCTGACCGGTACCGACGCCGACCGTGTTCGCCGGCAGGCCGTCGCGCTGCGCGCTCGTGGGAACTGA
- a CDS encoding YbjN domain-containing protein, which translates to MTGDDLLDLDAAHALVDAQLFGPVRDEPAVQHVEYDPEIRRWYVRFGCEGRDAATIYFDLHQRTLRYELYFMPDPPRNRLELYEWLLHRNHTMYGARFSLGPDGDVYLVGRLALEHLTEWELDRIVGVLFELVEQWFQPAIRLGFGPPRA; encoded by the coding sequence ATGACGGGCGACGATCTGCTCGACCTCGACGCCGCGCACGCACTCGTCGACGCGCAGCTGTTCGGGCCCGTGCGCGACGAGCCGGCCGTCCAGCACGTCGAGTACGACCCCGAGATCCGGCGCTGGTACGTCCGCTTCGGCTGCGAGGGTCGCGACGCGGCGACGATCTACTTCGACCTCCACCAGCGCACGCTGCGCTACGAGCTCTACTTCATGCCCGACCCGCCCCGGAACCGCCTCGAGCTGTACGAGTGGTTGCTCCACCGCAACCACACGATGTACGGGGCGAGGTTCTCGCTCGGCCCCGACGGCGACGTCTATCTCGTGGGCCGGTTGGCGCTCGAGCACCTCACGGAGTGGGAGCTCGACCGGATCGTCGGCGTCCTGTTCGAGCTCGTCGAGCAGTGGTTCCAGCCCGCGATCCGCCTCGGGTTCGGCCCGCCGAGAGCCTGA